The following are from one region of the Mustela lutreola isolate mMusLut2 chromosome 9, mMusLut2.pri, whole genome shotgun sequence genome:
- the ACP1 gene encoding low molecular weight phosphotyrosine protein phosphatase isoform X1 translates to MAEPVPKSVLFVCLGNICRSPIAEAVFRKLVTDQKLSDHWVIDSGAVSDWNAGRSPDPRTLSCLRNHGINTAHKARQVTKEDFATFDYILCMDESNLRDLNRKSNQIKNCKAKIELLGSYDPQNQLIIEDPYYGNESDFETVYQQCVRCCKAFLEKAR, encoded by the exons ATGGCTGAGCCGGTGCCCAAGTCGGTGCTGTTCGTGTGTCTGG GTAACATCTGTCGGTCGCCCATTGCGGAAGCAGTGTTCAGAAAACTTGTCACTGACCAAAAGCTTTCAGATCAT TGGGTCATTGACAGCGGCGCTGTTTCTGACTGGAACGCGGGCCGGTCACCAGATCCAAGAACTCTGAGCTGCCTCAGAAATCATGGCATTAACACGGCCCATAAGGCAAGACAG GTTACCAAGGAAGACTTTGCCACATTCGATTATATACTGTGTATGGATGAAAGCAATCTGAG AGACTTGAATAGAAAAAGTAATCAAATTAAAAACTGCAAAGCTAAAATTGAGCTACTTGGGAGCTATGATCCACAAAACCAACTCATTATCGAAGACCCCTATTAT GGGAATGAGTCCGACTTCGAGACTGTCTACCAGCAGTGTGTGAGGTGCTGCAAGGCCTTCCTGGAGAAGGCCCGCTAA
- the ACP1 gene encoding low molecular weight phosphotyrosine protein phosphatase isoform X2 — MAEPVPKSVLFVCLGNICRSPIAEAVFRKLVTDQKLSDHWRIDSAATSTYEIGNPPDYRGQSCMKKHGISMSHTARQVTKEDFATFDYILCMDESNLRDLNRKSNQIKNCKAKIELLGSYDPQNQLIIEDPYYGNESDFETVYQQCVRCCKAFLEKAR; from the exons ATGGCTGAGCCGGTGCCCAAGTCGGTGCTGTTCGTGTGTCTGG GTAACATCTGTCGGTCGCCCATTGCGGAAGCAGTGTTCAGAAAACTTGTCACTGACCAAAAGCTTTCAGATCAT TGGAGGATAGACAGTGCAGCGACGTCCACGTACGAAATAGGAAACCCTCCCGATTACCGAGGGCAGAGTTGCATGAAGAAGCATGGCATCTCCATGAGTCACACTGCCCGGCAG GTTACCAAGGAAGACTTTGCCACATTCGATTATATACTGTGTATGGATGAAAGCAATCTGAG AGACTTGAATAGAAAAAGTAATCAAATTAAAAACTGCAAAGCTAAAATTGAGCTACTTGGGAGCTATGATCCACAAAACCAACTCATTATCGAAGACCCCTATTAT GGGAATGAGTCCGACTTCGAGACTGTCTACCAGCAGTGTGTGAGGTGCTGCAAGGCCTTCCTGGAGAAGGCCCGCTAA